In Gemmata obscuriglobus, a single genomic region encodes these proteins:
- the ppdK gene encoding pyruvate, phosphate dikinase — MSAKYVYSFGGKTADGDGKMKELLGGKGANLAEMCKIGIPVPPGFTITTEVCAAYYEQGKKIPDAAVPQIDEALKKVEAEFGKKFGDPADPLLVSVRSGAALSMPGMMNTILNLGLTDASVEGLAKKTGNDRFAYDSYRRLIDMFGSTAMGLEHEHFEHELHSMKEAKGVKLDTELSADDLKELVKRYKAVYKKDVGEDFPQDPKKQLMLAINAVFNSWNGHKAIEYRRIERITGLKGTAVNVQAMVFGNMGEGSGTGVAFTRDPNTGEDVFYGDYLINAQGEDVVAGIRTPEPISKLGEDMPKVYEQLVGIRAALEKHYKEMQDIEFTVQDGVLYMLQTRTGKRTGTAAVRIAVEMVKEGLIDETTAVKRVAPDSLNHLLQPQLDPKAKNKPVAQGIAASPGAASGMVLLSAEAVVAHAEKHPNDPILLVRKETSPEDVAGMHLAKGILTSTGGKASHAAVVARGWGKPCVVGCEAVKIDEAAQTVTIAGTVVKAGEFVTINGTTGDVMIGKVPTVPPSMTGDFATLMAMADKVRKLKIRTNADSPADAAKAREFGAEGIGLCRTEHMFFGKDRIAAVREMILAPDVEGRTKALAKIEPFQKADFVGLFEVMDGLPVTIRLLDPPLHEFLPQKDNVAGAEEVARQTGTTVEKIFERVDELHEMNPMMGFRGCRLPLVFPEIGDMQVRAIIEAAIEVKKKGKSVLPEIMIPLVGVVEELAILKKRAIAVAEECMKAAGVKVEYQVGTMIELPRACIAADKIAEEAEFFSFGTNDLTQMTFGFSRDDIKGFMPTYLRDKVLPIDPFQTIDFNGVGELMKIGIQKGRTSRTEKHGQHLKVGICGEHGGDPDSVVFCHAIGMDYVSCSPFRVPIARLAAAQAALGEAGKRDK, encoded by the coding sequence ATGAGCGCGAAGTACGTTTACTCGTTCGGCGGCAAAACGGCCGACGGCGACGGCAAGATGAAGGAACTGCTCGGCGGCAAGGGCGCGAACCTGGCCGAGATGTGCAAGATCGGCATCCCGGTGCCCCCCGGGTTCACCATCACCACCGAGGTCTGCGCCGCGTACTACGAGCAGGGGAAGAAGATCCCCGACGCCGCCGTCCCGCAGATCGACGAGGCGCTCAAGAAGGTCGAGGCGGAGTTCGGCAAGAAGTTCGGCGACCCGGCCGACCCGCTGCTCGTCAGCGTCCGCTCCGGCGCGGCGCTCTCGATGCCCGGGATGATGAACACCATCCTCAACCTCGGCCTCACCGACGCCAGCGTCGAGGGGCTCGCCAAGAAGACCGGCAACGACCGGTTCGCCTACGACAGCTACCGCCGGCTCATCGACATGTTCGGCTCCACCGCGATGGGGCTCGAGCACGAGCACTTCGAGCACGAGCTGCACTCCATGAAGGAGGCCAAGGGCGTCAAGCTCGACACCGAGCTGTCGGCCGACGACCTCAAGGAGCTGGTGAAGCGGTACAAGGCCGTCTACAAGAAGGACGTGGGCGAGGACTTCCCGCAGGACCCGAAGAAGCAGTTGATGCTCGCCATCAACGCGGTGTTCAACTCGTGGAACGGGCACAAGGCCATCGAGTACCGCCGCATCGAGCGCATCACCGGGCTGAAGGGCACCGCCGTCAACGTGCAGGCGATGGTGTTCGGCAACATGGGTGAGGGCTCGGGCACCGGGGTCGCGTTCACCCGCGACCCGAACACCGGCGAGGACGTGTTCTACGGCGACTACCTCATCAACGCCCAGGGCGAGGACGTGGTGGCCGGCATCCGCACCCCCGAGCCGATCTCGAAGCTCGGCGAGGACATGCCGAAGGTGTACGAGCAGCTCGTCGGCATCCGCGCGGCGCTCGAGAAGCACTACAAGGAGATGCAGGACATCGAGTTCACGGTGCAGGACGGCGTCCTGTACATGCTCCAGACGCGGACCGGCAAGCGGACCGGCACCGCGGCCGTCCGCATCGCCGTGGAGATGGTGAAGGAGGGGCTCATCGACGAGACCACCGCCGTCAAGCGCGTGGCCCCGGACTCGCTGAACCACCTGCTCCAGCCGCAGCTCGACCCGAAGGCCAAGAACAAGCCGGTCGCCCAGGGCATCGCCGCCAGCCCCGGCGCCGCCAGCGGCATGGTGCTGCTGTCCGCCGAGGCGGTCGTGGCCCACGCCGAGAAGCACCCGAACGACCCGATCCTCCTGGTCCGCAAGGAGACCTCGCCCGAGGACGTGGCGGGCATGCACCTCGCGAAGGGCATCCTGACCAGCACCGGCGGCAAGGCCAGCCACGCGGCGGTCGTCGCCCGCGGGTGGGGCAAGCCGTGCGTGGTGGGCTGCGAGGCCGTGAAGATCGACGAGGCCGCCCAGACGGTCACCATCGCGGGCACCGTGGTGAAGGCCGGCGAGTTCGTCACCATCAACGGCACCACCGGCGACGTGATGATCGGCAAGGTGCCGACCGTGCCGCCGTCGATGACCGGCGACTTCGCCACCCTGATGGCGATGGCCGACAAGGTGCGGAAGCTCAAGATCCGCACCAACGCCGACTCCCCCGCGGACGCCGCCAAGGCCCGCGAGTTCGGCGCCGAGGGCATCGGCCTCTGCCGCACCGAGCACATGTTCTTCGGCAAGGACCGCATCGCCGCGGTGCGCGAGATGATCCTCGCCCCGGACGTGGAGGGCCGCACCAAGGCGCTCGCCAAGATCGAGCCGTTCCAGAAGGCCGACTTCGTCGGGCTGTTCGAGGTGATGGACGGGCTGCCGGTCACCATCCGGCTGCTCGACCCGCCGCTGCACGAGTTCCTCCCGCAGAAGGACAACGTGGCCGGCGCCGAAGAGGTGGCCCGGCAGACCGGCACGACCGTCGAGAAGATCTTCGAGCGGGTGGACGAGCTGCACGAGATGAACCCGATGATGGGGTTCCGCGGGTGCCGGCTGCCGCTCGTGTTCCCCGAGATCGGGGACATGCAGGTGCGGGCCATCATCGAGGCCGCCATCGAGGTGAAGAAGAAGGGCAAGAGCGTGCTGCCCGAGATCATGATCCCGCTCGTGGGCGTGGTCGAGGAGCTGGCGATCCTCAAGAAGCGCGCGATCGCGGTGGCCGAGGAGTGCATGAAGGCCGCCGGGGTGAAGGTGGAGTACCAGGTCGGCACCATGATCGAGCTGCCGCGGGCGTGCATCGCGGCGGACAAGATCGCCGAGGAGGCCGAGTTCTTCTCCTTCGGGACCAACGACCTGACCCAGATGACGTTCGGCTTCAGCCGCGACGACATCAAGGGGTTCATGCCGACCTACCTGCGGGACAAGGTCCTGCCGATCGACCCGTTCCAGACGATCGACTTCAACGGCGTCGGCGAGCTGATGAAGATCGGCATCCAGAAGGGCCGGACGAGCCGGACCGAGAAGCACGGCCAGCACCTGAAGGTCGGGATCTGCGGCGAGCACGGCGGCGACCCGGACAGCGTGGTGTTCTGCCACGCGATCGGGATGGACTACGTGAGCTGCTCGCCGTTCCGGGTGCCGATCGCCCGCCTCGCGGCGGCGCAGGCCGCCCTCGGTGAGGCCGGCAAGCGCGACAAGTAA